The genomic DNA TCAGCCCTCTGTCCTCCAAGACGCCGAACGCCCGCCCGGCAGTGCGAGGCGGGCGTTCGGTGCGCAGCGGGGAGCTCAGCCGTTGAGGCGCTGGCTGATGCTGATCACGCGGCCGACCAGGTGGTCGAGCGCGGTGTTGGTGACGTCGCCGACGGGGATGTCGTTGCCGCCGCCGGTGACGTGGCTGACGCCGTAGGGGTTGCCGTCGACGAACTTGCTGCCGTCGGTGTAGCCCGGGGTCACGAGGATGCCGCCGAAGTGGATGATCGTGTTGTAGAGCGCGAGGAGGGTCGTCTCCTGGCCGCCGTGCAGGGTCTGGCTCGAGGTGAAGCCGGCGTAGACCTTGTCCGCGAGCTGGCCCTGGGCCCACTGCGCGCCGAGGCTGTCGATGAAGACCTTCAGGCGGCCGGCGATGTTGCCGTAGCGGGTCGGCGAGCCGAAGAGCACGACGTCGGCCCAGACGATGTCCTCGGGGGTCGGGCGCTGCGGGTCGCCCTCGGCGGCCTCGTCGCCGTCGCGACCGACGGAGCGCAGGCGGACCTCGGCGCCCT from Microlunatus sagamiharensis includes the following:
- a CDS encoding flavodoxin family protein — protein: MAPTKLTIIYYSQTGTVATMAARLAQTAEAQGAEVRLRSVGRDGDEAAEGDPQRPTPEDIVWADVVLFGSPTRYGNIAGRLKVFIDSLGAQWAQGQLADKVYAGFTSSQTLHGGQETTLLALYNTIIHFGGILVTPGYTDGSKFVDGNPYGVSHVTGGGNDIPVGDVTNTALDHLVGRVISISQRLNG